In Chloracidobacterium sp., the following proteins share a genomic window:
- a CDS encoding PAS domain S-box protein: MRVASQPSSLEESQDQGALKELTDLKRALDESAIVAITDRTGRITYVNDRFCEVSKYRREELLGRDHRIINSGYHPKSFIRNLWATISAGDVWRGEIRNRAKDGTLYWVDTTIIPLLDERGCPIQYVAIRYEITDRKLAEDRIRQQASLLDKARDAIFVCDLNFQVLYWNKSAERIYGWSAEEAFGRLAADLLCGGDPAFIIEASVYLSDHDEWQTEAINYTRDGDKIVVESRWALVCADDGTPDYYLITNTDISERKSTEQHLLRAQRLESIGTLAGGIAHDLNNILSPIMMAVDMLQLSGPDRETERWLGIIRENSERGADLIRQVLTFARGMVGEHVSVRLKHILKDFVAVLTETLPKSISLEYSVDPELWTISADPTQIHQVFLNMSINARDAMPEGGTIVIHAKNTTINEGNAPPGFDAEPGNYVLVTISDTGTGMPPEILKRIFDPFFTTKDIGKGTGLGLATAMTIVTSHGGFIGVQSDPGLGTRFSIYLPSAEDSSDSDESTAADVLPRGNGEMILVVDDEANIRSVAEATLAKFGYRTLQAGTGSDALRIYKENATQIAAVLTDLAMARMDGLALITELRQLRPGLRIVVMSGLITDTQTAELTSLGVDECLLKPYSARALIECFGRIFAKGRLLLPDNEN; the protein is encoded by the coding sequence TCGCCGTGAGGAGCTACTCGGCCGTGACCACAGGATCATCAACTCCGGATACCATCCGAAATCATTCATTCGCAACCTGTGGGCGACGATCAGCGCCGGTGACGTCTGGCGGGGAGAGATCCGAAATCGAGCGAAAGACGGGACACTCTACTGGGTTGATACGACGATAATCCCGCTTCTGGATGAAAGAGGGTGTCCGATCCAGTATGTCGCGATCCGCTATGAGATCACGGACCGGAAGCTGGCCGAGGATCGAATCAGGCAGCAGGCCTCATTACTCGATAAAGCCCGCGACGCCATCTTCGTCTGCGACCTCAACTTCCAAGTGCTTTACTGGAATAAGAGCGCCGAGAGAATCTATGGCTGGTCGGCAGAAGAGGCATTTGGCCGTCTCGCGGCAGACCTGTTATGCGGCGGCGATCCAGCGTTCATTATCGAAGCAAGCGTTTATCTCTCCGATCACGACGAATGGCAGACCGAGGCGATCAATTACACTCGTGACGGTGACAAGATCGTCGTCGAAAGCCGCTGGGCGCTTGTTTGCGCTGATGACGGAACTCCTGATTACTACCTGATCACCAACACGGACATCTCGGAGAGGAAGAGTACAGAGCAGCATCTGCTTCGTGCCCAGCGCCTGGAATCGATCGGCACCCTTGCCGGCGGTATCGCTCATGATCTGAACAACATCCTCTCGCCGATCATGATGGCGGTTGACATGCTCCAGCTGAGCGGGCCTGATCGTGAGACTGAACGCTGGCTTGGCATCATCCGAGAGAACTCAGAACGCGGTGCAGACCTTATCAGGCAGGTGCTTACCTTCGCACGGGGCATGGTCGGTGAACATGTATCGGTCCGCCTGAAACACATTCTAAAGGACTTTGTCGCCGTCCTCACCGAGACGCTCCCAAAATCGATCTCCCTGGAATACTCGGTCGACCCCGAACTCTGGACAATATCGGCTGATCCGACACAGATCCATCAGGTCTTTCTGAATATGTCGATCAATGCCCGCGACGCGATGCCGGAGGGCGGAACGATCGTTATCCACGCCAAGAATACAACGATCAACGAAGGTAATGCGCCACCCGGCTTCGATGCCGAACCGGGGAACTACGTACTCGTCACGATAAGCGACACAGGGACCGGTATGCCACCCGAGATACTGAAGCGGATATTTGACCCGTTCTTTACAACTAAGGACATCGGAAAGGGAACCGGCCTCGGACTCGCGACGGCTATGACGATCGTCACCAGCCATGGCGGTTTCATCGGTGTCCAGAGCGATCCTGGCCTTGGCACTCGCTTTTCGATCTACCTCCCATCCGCTGAGGATTCGAGCGACTCTGATGAGAGCACTGCGGCAGATGTCCTTCCCCGAGGTAACGGGGAGATGATCCTCGTCGTTGACGACGAAGCAAACATCCGCTCGGTCGCCGAGGCTACTCTCGCCAAATTTGGTTACCGTACGCTGCAGGCAGGAACCGGATCCGACGCGCTCCGCATCTACAAAGAGAATGCCACACAGATCGCAGCCGTTCTGACCGACCTCGCAATGGCGCGCATGGACGGTCTTGCCCTGATAACAGAGCTTCGACAATTGAGGCCCGGCCTTAGGATCGTTGTCATGAGCGGCTTGATCACTGACACGCAGACGGCTGAACTCACATCACTCGGCGTTGATGAGTGCCTGCTCAAGCCCTACTCGGCCAGGGCATTGATCGAATGCTTTGGCCGCATCTTCGCGAAGGGCCGACTGCTACTTCCTGACAACGAAAACTGA
- a CDS encoding universal stress protein, whose amino-acid sequence MKILIATDGSDYSKAAIEAACEDLVRPESSEILVVSAFEDAPPITAEPFAISAEYYQKIEQAVMDQCKTFVEEAREIIENHFGSVKVSLATEILRGSPDHQIVEKAKEWGADVIVVGSHGRGFWGRLLGSVSDGVVHHAPCSVFVVRK is encoded by the coding sequence ATGAAAATATTGATAGCCACTGACGGTTCGGATTATAGCAAAGCAGCGATCGAAGCAGCATGTGAAGACCTGGTTCGGCCTGAGAGTTCGGAAATCTTGGTCGTTTCCGCATTTGAGGACGCACCCCCGATCACGGCCGAGCCATTCGCCATCTCGGCCGAATACTATCAGAAGATCGAGCAGGCCGTCATGGATCAATGCAAGACCTTTGTCGAGGAGGCAAGGGAGATCATCGAGAACCATTTCGGATCCGTCAAGGTTTCACTTGCAACAGAGATCCTCCGAGGATCACCTGACCATCAGATCGTCGAGAAGGCCAAGGAATGGGGAGCCGATGTCATCGTTGTCGGTTCGCACGGCCGTGGCTTTTGGGGACGTTTGCTAGGCTCAGTGTCGGACGGCGTTGTCCACCATGCACCGTGTTCAGTTTTCGTTGTCAGGAAGTAG
- a CDS encoding aminotransferase class V-fold PLP-dependent enzyme yields the protein MHNVDIELVDMTLDVMKFAIQRITNADPPLGMPRTEEELKADCGDTITPTGITGERAFKLFREVLLPASISIDHPRHLAFVAAAPSRAAVMFDLVTSAASVHGAFWLEGAGCIFAENEAIRWLVSLTGLPDGAFGVFTSGGTEANLSAIVAAREAWRERQIEGGQEKGLILTSSGAHSSVSAMARVVDAELRTIPTENRFEGVMLRDELDGLSKEDRDRLFAVIATAGTTNAGIIDDLEGIGTMCRQEGIWFHVDAAYGGGALASPKLRPLFKGIELADSVTIDPHKWLFSPYDCGAIIYRDPEIARRAHAQSGSYLDIFYDKAYQGFNPADYQIQLTRRVRGLPLWFSLAMHGTDRYAKAVEDGVERAQTAARLVDEADHLELVREPSLSCVLFRRTGWKHEDYVAWTLKNHRDGLALVAPTKWSVRGVEESVARFCFINPDTTEDDILRILATTK from the coding sequence ATGCATAACGTTGACATTGAACTTGTCGATATGACGCTGGATGTAATGAAATTTGCCATCCAGCGCATCACGAACGCCGATCCGCCGCTTGGAATGCCGAGGACTGAGGAGGAACTCAAGGCGGACTGCGGAGATACCATCACGCCGACGGGCATCACGGGCGAGAGGGCATTCAAGCTGTTCCGCGAGGTTCTGCTGCCCGCAAGCATTTCAATCGATCATCCGCGGCATTTGGCTTTTGTCGCCGCGGCACCGAGCCGGGCCGCCGTGATGTTCGACCTTGTGACCTCGGCGGCAAGCGTGCACGGCGCGTTCTGGCTTGAGGGCGCGGGCTGTATCTTTGCCGAGAACGAAGCGATCAGGTGGCTGGTTTCGCTGACGGGATTGCCCGATGGAGCCTTTGGGGTATTTACAAGCGGCGGCACCGAGGCAAATCTCTCCGCAATTGTAGCGGCCCGCGAGGCATGGCGAGAGCGACAGATCGAGGGCGGGCAAGAGAAGGGACTGATCTTGACATCGTCGGGTGCCCATTCGTCCGTGAGTGCGATGGCACGTGTCGTCGATGCCGAGTTGCGCACGATCCCAACGGAGAACCGTTTTGAGGGCGTAATGCTGAGGGATGAACTCGATGGCTTGAGCAAAGAAGACCGTGACCGACTGTTCGCCGTCATCGCCACCGCGGGAACGACGAATGCCGGGATCATCGATGACCTCGAGGGCATAGGAACGATGTGCCGTCAAGAAGGGATCTGGTTCCATGTGGACGCCGCCTACGGCGGCGGAGCTCTAGCATCGCCCAAGCTGCGGCCGTTATTCAAAGGGATCGAGCTCGCTGACAGCGTGACTATCGATCCCCACAAGTGGCTGTTTTCACCGTACGACTGCGGCGCGATCATCTACCGTGACCCTGAGATCGCCCGACGCGCGCATGCCCAGAGCGGATCATACCTGGACATCTTCTACGATAAGGCCTATCAGGGCTTTAACCCGGCGGATTATCAGATCCAACTAACGAGGCGTGTGCGGGGCCTGCCGTTGTGGTTCTCTCTCGCTATGCATGGAACGGACCGCTACGCGAAGGCCGTCGAGGATGGCGTCGAACGGGCACAAACCGCTGCCCGACTAGTGGATGAGGCCGATCATCTCGAACTCGTTCGCGAACCCAGTCTCTCCTGCGTGCTGTTTCGACGCACAGGCTGGAAACATGAGGACTATGTCGCATGGACGCTCAAGAACCACCGCGACGGACTGGCGCTGGTCGCCCCGACGAAATGGTCTGTTCGAGGCGTTGAAGAGTCGGTCGCGCGGTTCTGCTTTATCAATCCCGACACTACCGAAGACGACATCCTACGGATACTCGCGACGACCAAATAG
- the nrfD gene encoding polysulfide reductase NrfD: MNYGFIIDNRKCIGCHACTVACKAEHEVPVGVNRTWVKYIEKGTFPDTRRLFSVMRCNHCADAPCVEICPVTALFTRKDGIVDFDDRRCIGCKACTQACPYDAIYMHPDDHTSAKCNYCTHRVDIGLEPACVNVCPEHAIISGDMDNPSSEISQLLARETVSVRKPEKGTNPKLFYIDGDKASLDPNAAHPDSDYMWSSQRRRSDTLVRMGAEPERYVQIEQRRRNQAAEADGLADKSVRAPRRVYDAPNKGVLWGWEVSAYVWTKAIAAGAFVLPVAAGWFTEVPQQLKLISAFVAIVFLAITGGLLTKDLGRPERFLYVLLRPQWNSWLTRGGYIITVYGGLLTAWLAANYLGWQTALTVIEPLGVAFALLTAVYTAFLFAQAKGRDFWQSPMLAIHMVLHSLIAGGAAFIVSDLYFNWGSTWIGGLKMFTGLFLILNLIATTIELTTTHATNDAATVAKMITRGQFSRQFWLGTILTGHIMPLLLFIFGPEVATVPAGMLVLIGLYFGEHIWVKAPQTIPLS, translated from the coding sequence ATGAACTACGGCTTCATTATCGACAACCGAAAGTGCATCGGCTGCCACGCGTGCACGGTCGCGTGCAAGGCCGAGCACGAGGTGCCGGTCGGGGTTAACCGCACTTGGGTCAAGTACATCGAGAAGGGGACGTTTCCCGATACGCGGCGGCTGTTCAGCGTGATGCGGTGTAATCACTGCGCGGACGCGCCGTGTGTGGAGATATGTCCGGTGACGGCGCTGTTTACACGCAAGGACGGCATCGTCGATTTTGACGACCGCCGCTGCATTGGTTGCAAAGCGTGCACGCAAGCCTGTCCCTACGATGCGATCTACATGCACCCCGACGATCACACGTCGGCCAAGTGCAACTACTGCACACATCGCGTCGACATCGGTCTCGAACCAGCCTGTGTCAACGTCTGCCCCGAACACGCGATTATCTCGGGCGATATGGACAACCCTTCGTCCGAGATCTCGCAGCTACTTGCGCGCGAAACCGTCTCCGTCCGCAAACCCGAAAAAGGAACCAACCCGAAACTCTTTTACATTGACGGCGACAAAGCCTCGCTCGACCCGAACGCCGCCCATCCCGACAGCGACTACATGTGGTCGAGCCAACGGAGGCGTTCGGACACTCTTGTCCGCATGGGGGCGGAGCCCGAACGGTACGTCCAGATCGAGCAACGTCGGAGGAATCAGGCCGCCGAAGCCGACGGCCTTGCGGACAAGAGTGTCCGCGCTCCACGCCGTGTTTACGACGCTCCCAACAAAGGCGTGCTCTGGGGCTGGGAGGTCTCGGCCTATGTCTGGACAAAGGCGATCGCGGCCGGCGCGTTCGTCCTGCCGGTCGCTGCGGGATGGTTCACGGAAGTTCCGCAGCAGCTAAAACTCATTAGTGCATTCGTGGCGATTGTCTTCTTAGCGATCACCGGCGGCTTGCTCACAAAAGACCTTGGCCGCCCGGAACGCTTTCTCTACGTCCTTCTTCGGCCGCAATGGAATTCGTGGCTCACGCGCGGAGGCTATATCATCACCGTTTACGGCGGCTTGCTCACGGCGTGGCTAGCGGCAAACTATCTCGGCTGGCAAACTGCTCTCACCGTCATCGAACCGCTCGGCGTCGCCTTCGCCCTGCTCACCGCCGTCTACACCGCGTTCCTTTTCGCCCAGGCCAAGGGCCGCGACTTCTGGCAATCGCCGATGCTCGCGATCCATATGGTCTTGCATTCGCTCATCGCCGGCGGAGCGGCATTTATCGTCTCGGATCTTTATTTCAATTGGGGCAGCACATGGATCGGCGGGCTAAAGATGTTCACCGGCCTCTTCCTGATCCTCAACCTAATCGCCACCACGATCGAGTTGACGACAACCCACGCCACCAACGACGCCGCCACCGTCGCCAAAATGATCACCCGCGGCCAATTCAGCCGCCAGTTCTGGCTCGGCACGATCTTAACGGGCCACATCATGCCGCTGCTGCTCTTTATTTTTGGTCCCGAAGTTGCGACGGTCCCGGCAGGAATGTTAGTTCTGATAGGGTTGTATTTTGGAGAGCATATTTGGGTGAAAGCCCCTCAAACGATCCCATTGAGTTAG
- a CDS encoding ankyrin repeat domain-containing protein — MLTVTRYLSFGTLIFAIVAQVQAQRVQPTAPIEATVGGYLRIRVQSESQGALSLSSFQKTNGYATAFNLYTIEWQADIIATRDCYKAGDPFEGIWRHFGVVYQPVGGLDTLIARTELLRKGTRVRLRGTSALRNTEKGWRIEDFSVKTWQSFAPAPPPVPLETQLGTAAEKGDLTTVRRLLSGRVNVNATDKLSGQTVLMKAVSGNHLHIVKLLLAKGAKTEIGVGGDGETPLIVAARDEHLDIVQALLAAGAKVDAVNAKSYSDGTALYWAAQRGNLPIVQLLIAKGADVNGGRGQPPLLGAAMAGSYPDNANRPNHLNVIKFLLDNGADVSKRGIDQSTSLIYAVAHQPSTVHEQTALSGTDEAPGGSLPIVLLLLEKGADVNLSNDIGWTALMYAANHGHLTIVDALLVRGASIAAKGDGGFTPLMLAAEGDRSAVVKRLLEKGADPNVKNEEGKTALDIARIAGAKRTIPILKNIAGYRQESFGSLVVGSWQDENSLCTYRADGSFVCKYRNGAINGSWRIEDDVLIKRNIVEKGKSVQYSQSILMLNEANLILRSEDRREWTAVRVTTAPSANEKPFWQSTNFKVTVESLSKTGSGYVATLTFENLTSKSLKIGWEEKNRLLSTAVGPYLIDENGARYFAEGYDSANIIRNSMIMGTNSEQIEIPPKGTVRSRFVFSGSGSGTVFQLNAEEIHWPAGTPVKIDGLRLNSAEPIATIGSVSGPTRVEKISSEPRRVPSQLPWKNSGLPYGSNELLYGKNVDMPVGGLQNLIDDVEAGETITIPIRLNSGAGINNMVNAAVSVTKGNLSFSASCCWGDFTVSYDKVLDLKKEVEGNQGRPIFRLRLKVLIKNKKGDKEDKKDFYFYNTAAQVQSGTGGYGPIICAGCDDSLDVLLAIIMRFRNI; from the coding sequence ATGTTAACCGTAACTCGTTACCTATCCTTTGGAACACTAATATTCGCGATTGTGGCTCAAGTTCAAGCCCAACGCGTCCAACCGACCGCCCCGATCGAGGCCACTGTCGGCGGGTATCTACGTATCCGAGTACAGTCCGAATCACAGGGGGCCTTATCGTTGTCCAGTTTTCAAAAAACTAACGGCTATGCCACGGCATTCAATTTATACACAATAGAATGGCAAGCAGACATAATTGCAACGCGGGATTGTTATAAGGCCGGCGATCCCTTCGAGGGGATTTGGCGCCACTTTGGGGTCGTCTACCAACCTGTTGGTGGTTTGGACACGTTGATTGCACGTACGGAGCTTCTCAGAAAAGGTACGCGAGTACGCCTCCGAGGAACGTCCGCACTACGTAACACAGAAAAGGGGTGGCGAATCGAGGATTTCTCTGTAAAAACTTGGCAATCGTTCGCTCCGGCACCGCCACCTGTTCCGCTCGAAACCCAGCTAGGTACAGCTGCCGAAAAAGGCGACCTGACCACGGTACGGCGCCTGCTTTCCGGACGCGTGAACGTCAATGCTACCGACAAATTATCTGGTCAAACTGTACTGATGAAAGCGGTTTCTGGCAACCACCTTCATATCGTTAAGCTTCTCCTTGCAAAGGGCGCAAAGACAGAGATAGGCGTTGGGGGCGACGGAGAGACACCGCTCATTGTCGCGGCTCGCGACGAACATTTAGATATCGTCCAAGCACTGCTTGCCGCAGGAGCTAAGGTCGATGCGGTCAATGCGAAAAGTTACTCGGACGGCACAGCCCTATATTGGGCTGCACAACGAGGAAATTTGCCAATCGTGCAATTGCTGATTGCAAAAGGAGCCGACGTGAATGGAGGAAGAGGCCAGCCACCGCTCCTAGGTGCGGCGATGGCGGGGAGCTACCCGGATAACGCGAATAGGCCTAACCACCTGAATGTAATCAAGTTTCTGCTTGATAACGGCGCAGATGTTAGCAAGCGAGGTATAGATCAATCAACATCGCTCATTTATGCAGTCGCCCACCAACCATCCACGGTACATGAACAGACTGCCCTGTCAGGAACCGACGAGGCACCAGGCGGTTCGTTGCCGATTGTTCTCTTGCTGTTAGAAAAGGGCGCAGATGTGAACCTAAGCAATGACATTGGATGGACAGCGCTGATGTACGCCGCAAATCATGGCCATTTGACTATCGTTGACGCACTACTCGTGAGAGGAGCAAGCATTGCAGCAAAAGGCGATGGCGGTTTTACACCTTTGATGCTTGCGGCCGAGGGCGACCGAAGTGCGGTGGTTAAACGCTTGCTTGAGAAAGGAGCAGATCCTAACGTCAAAAATGAAGAGGGAAAGACGGCGTTAGATATAGCTCGAATTGCCGGGGCAAAAAGGACTATACCGATACTAAAGAATATTGCCGGTTATCGTCAGGAATCTTTTGGCTCCCTTGTCGTTGGCAGCTGGCAGGACGAGAACAGCCTATGTACATACCGTGCCGACGGGAGTTTCGTTTGCAAATACAGGAACGGCGCAATCAACGGGTCTTGGAGAATCGAAGATGATGTCCTAATCAAGAGGAATATAGTCGAAAAGGGTAAGTCAGTACAGTATTCTCAATCGATCCTCATGTTGAACGAGGCCAACCTGATTCTTCGAAGTGAAGATCGTCGAGAATGGACTGCGGTTCGTGTTACCACTGCTCCGTCCGCGAACGAGAAACCATTTTGGCAATCGACTAACTTCAAAGTTACCGTGGAATCACTGTCAAAGACGGGTAGCGGATACGTTGCGACACTCACCTTCGAAAACCTGACTAGTAAATCGCTCAAGATCGGATGGGAAGAAAAGAATCGCCTGCTGTCGACCGCCGTCGGCCCATATCTGATCGATGAGAATGGTGCTAGGTACTTTGCTGAAGGATATGACTCCGCCAATATCATTCGAAATAGCATGATAATGGGCACAAACTCTGAACAAATTGAAATTCCGCCCAAGGGGACGGTGAGGTCTCGTTTTGTATTCTCGGGCAGCGGTAGTGGCACTGTCTTCCAATTGAATGCAGAGGAAATTCATTGGCCAGCGGGCACGCCCGTAAAGATCGACGGTTTACGGCTCAACTCAGCTGAACCGATAGCTACAATCGGGAGTGTCAGTGGTCCGACAAGAGTCGAGAAGATATCCAGTGAACCGAGACGAGTTCCATCTCAGCTACCTTGGAAAAATTCCGGGCTGCCTTATGGATCGAACGAACTTCTTTACGGCAAGAATGTCGACATGCCTGTTGGAGGTCTGCAAAACCTAATTGACGACGTTGAGGCCGGCGAAACGATTACTATTCCGATACGACTTAATTCAGGTGCAGGCATTAACAACATGGTAAACGCTGCGGTCAGCGTAACGAAAGGAAACTTGTCGTTTTCAGCAAGTTGTTGTTGGGGCGATTTTACTGTGTCATATGACAAAGTTCTCGATCTAAAAAAGGAAGTAGAGGGAAATCAAGGAAGACCCATCTTTCGGCTTCGTCTTAAGGTCTTAATCAAGAACAAAAAAGGTGATAAAGAGGATAAGAAAGACTTCTACTTTTACAATACGGCGGCGCAGGTACAAAGTGGAACTGGTGGCTACGGCCCGATAATTTGTGCTGGCTGTGATGATTCGTTGGATGTGCTGCTTGCTATCATAATGCGCTTTCGCAATATTTAG
- a CDS encoding uracil-DNA glycosylase family protein — MDTEKRAKLEELQEEIYATIEKAWLFPSNGKVQGFLGTGPIMIVAERPSTGTFFRTPDQLLYALMEKYGAANAHLTDVIKSRGKVGAPYPDDIRADRAFFDRELEIVQPTRIITFGQKVHDLLQFTLAGSGIPVIQTWHYAYPGRYPNKRVAFEEQMRNACDLS, encoded by the coding sequence ATGGACACGGAAAAACGCGCGAAGCTGGAAGAGCTTCAAGAAGAGATTTACGCGACGATAGAAAAGGCTTGGCTTTTCCCGTCAAACGGTAAGGTGCAAGGCTTTCTGGGCACTGGGCCGATCATGATCGTTGCGGAGAGACCTTCAACAGGAACGTTCTTCCGGACTCCTGACCAATTGCTGTATGCGTTAATGGAGAAGTACGGCGCGGCAAACGCTCATTTGACCGATGTGATCAAATCTCGCGGCAAGGTCGGTGCTCCGTATCCCGATGACATCCGCGCTGACCGTGCGTTTTTTGATCGAGAGCTTGAAATCGTTCAACCGACGAGAATCATAACGTTTGGACAGAAGGTTCACGATCTGCTTCAGTTTACGCTTGCAGGTTCGGGAATACCTGTCATTCAGACTTGGCATTATGCGTATCCGGGACGTTATCCAAACAAACGAGTGGCTTTCGAGGAACAGATGAGGAACGCTTGCGACCTGTCGTAA